Proteins encoded together in one Columba livia isolate bColLiv1 breed racing homer chromosome 3, bColLiv1.pat.W.v2, whole genome shotgun sequence window:
- the LOC102092123 gene encoding cytochrome c oxidase assembly protein COX20, mitochondrial isoform X1, translating into MAGEGDSEPRKSFKLLGFLDVQSVPCARESVLYGSLGSLVVGLGHFLATSRVRRSCDFAVGGFICTMLGYWFYCRYNLAQQRIRQRMLKEGMRNKILFEGSSLDPERKQTGNERSDS; encoded by the exons ATGGCGGGCGAGGGCGACTCTGAGCCGAGGAAG tccTTTAAACTCCTGGGATTTCTCGATGTTCAAAGTGTCCCATGTGCACGAGAATCAGTTCTCTATGGCTCCCTGGGATCTTTAGTTGTGGGTCTTGGACATTTTTTAGCAACTA gtagAGTTAGAAGATCGTGTGACTTTGCAGTTGGTGGCTTTATTTGCACAATGTTAGGATACTG GTTTTACTGCAGGTACAATTTGGCCCAACAGAGGATCCGGCAAAGAATGCTgaaagaaggaatgagaaaCAAGATTTTATTTGAAGGCAGTTCTCTTgatccagaaagaaaacaaactggcAATGAAAGGAGCGATTCATAG
- the LOC102092123 gene encoding cytochrome c oxidase assembly protein COX20, mitochondrial isoform X2 — protein sequence MWICKDVCQSFKLLGFLDVQSVPCARESVLYGSLGSLVVGLGHFLATSRVRRSCDFAVGGFICTMLGYWFYCRYNLAQQRIRQRMLKEGMRNKILFEGSSLDPERKQTGNERSDS from the exons ATGTGGATTTGCAAGGATGTTTGTCAG tccTTTAAACTCCTGGGATTTCTCGATGTTCAAAGTGTCCCATGTGCACGAGAATCAGTTCTCTATGGCTCCCTGGGATCTTTAGTTGTGGGTCTTGGACATTTTTTAGCAACTA gtagAGTTAGAAGATCGTGTGACTTTGCAGTTGGTGGCTTTATTTGCACAATGTTAGGATACTG GTTTTACTGCAGGTACAATTTGGCCCAACAGAGGATCCGGCAAAGAATGCTgaaagaaggaatgagaaaCAAGATTTTATTTGAAGGCAGTTCTCTTgatccagaaagaaaacaaactggcAATGAAAGGAGCGATTCATAG
- the HNRNPU gene encoding heterogeneous nuclear ribonucleoprotein U encodes MSCSPVNVKKLKVSELKEELKKRRLSDKGLKAELMERLQAALDMEEAGGGGLASSAVEPGNGSMEGEAAESGGGASQLHQGGGPDQAAASTAEDDDEEGLEAADGDAMELGEENGERAGAGGGPMEEEAGGEEEEEEEEEEDENGDDQGFQEGEDELADEEEAAAGDANGHGDQQAPQPQPQQPPPLIQPRGAAKEAPGKSPGGASGTPAAAPSGPAGPAKQQQQQQKKAEGGGGGGRPGAQASGGEAKTEQKPGEKKRGVKRPREDHGRGYFEYIEENKYSRAKSPQPPVEEEDEHFDDTVVCLDTYNCDLHFKISRDRFSASSLTMESFAFLWAGGRASYGVSKGKVCFEMKVTEKIPVKHLYTKDIDIHEVRVGWSLNTSGMLLGEEEFSYGYSLKGIKTCNCETEDFGEKFDENDVIGCFANFDGDEVELSYSKNGQELGVAFKISKEVLDGRPLFPHVLCHNCAVEFNFGQKEEPYFPVPEEYTFIQKVPLEDRVRGPKGPEQKKDCEVVMMIGLPGAGKTTWVTKHAAANPGKYNILGTNTIMDKMMVAGFKRQMADTGKLNTLLQRAPQCLGKFIEIAARKKRNFILDQTNVSAAAQRRKMCLFAGFQRKAVVVCPKDEDYKQRTQKKAEVEGKDLPEHAVLKMKGNFTLPEVAECFDEIIYVELQKEEAQKLLEQYKEESKKSLPPEKKQNTGSKKNKKSNKNQFNRGQRGRGGFNMRGNFRGGVPGNRGGYNRRGGNMPQRGGGGGGGGGGSSGAIGYPYPRGPVFPSRGGYSNRGNYNRGGMPNRGNYNQNFRGRGNNRGYKNQSQGYNQWQQGQFWGQKPWSQHYHQGYY; translated from the exons atgaGCTGCTCGCCCGTGAACGTGAAGAAGCTAAAGGTGTCGGAGTTGAAGGAGGAGCTGAAAAAGCGGCGCCTCTCCGATAAGGGCCTCAAGGCCGAGCTCATGGAGCGGCTCCAGGCCGCGCTAGACATGGAGGAGGCCGGCGGGGGAGGCCTCGCCAGCAGCGCAGTTGAGCCTGGCAACGGTAGCATGGAGGGGGAGGCGGCCGAGAGCGGCGGGGGCGCCTCGCAGCTCCACCAAGGAGGAGGCCCCGACCAGGCCGCGGCCTCCACCGCGGAGGACGACGACGAGGAAGGGCTGGAGGCCGCCGATGGCGACGCCATGGAGCTGGGCGAGGAGAACGGCGAGCGGGCGGGGGCCGGAGGCGGCCCCATGGAAGAGGAGGCGGGcggcgaggaggaggaagaggaggaggaggaggaggatgagaacGGAGACGACCAGGGCTTCCAAGAGGGGGAGGACGAGCTTGCCGACGAGGAGGAGGCCGCGGCCGGGGACGCCAACGGGCACGGGGACCAGCAGGcgccgcagccccagccccagcagcccccgccGCTTATCCAGCCGCGCGGCGCCGCTAAAGAAGCCCCCGGCAAGAGCCCTGGCGGCGCCTCGGGGACCCCAGCGGCGGCCCCCTCCGGCCCGGCGGGCCCcgccaagcagcagcagcagcagcagaagaaagcggaaggtggcggcggcggcggccgcccgGGGGCTCAGGCCAGCGGGG GAGAAgctaaaactgaacaaaaaccTGGTGAGAAAAAGAGGGGAGTGAAGAGACCACGTGAGGATCATGGCCGTGGATATTTTGAATACATTGAAGAAAACAAGTACAGCAG aGCCAAGTCCCCTCAACCACCTGTTGAAGAAGAAGATGAACATTTTGATGACACAGTGGTTTGTCTTGATACTT ATAACTGTGacctgcattttaaaatctcaagAGACCGGTTTAGTGCTTCCTCTTTGACCATGGAaagctttgcctttctttgggctggaGGAAGAGCCTCCTATGGAGTTTCTAAAGGCAAAGTCTGCTTTGAGATGAAG gttACAGAAAAGATTCCTGTTAAACATCTGTATACGAAAGACATTGACATACATGAAGTGCGAGTTGGCTGGTCACTGAACACAAGTGGAATGTTGCTTG GTGAAGAAGAATTTTCCTATGGGTATTCTCTAAAAGGAATAAAGACATGCAATTGTGAGACTGAAGACTTTGGTGAGAAGTTTGATGAAAATGATGTGATTGGATGTTTTGCT aattttGATGGTGATGAAGTGGAACTCTCATATTCCAAGAATGGACAAGAGCTTGGTGTTGCATTCAAAATAAGTAAGGAAGTTCTTGATGGGCGGCCACTCTTCCCACATGTTCTCTGCCATAACTGTGCAGTTGAGTTCAACTTTGGTCAGAAGGAGGAACCTTATTTTCCTGTACCTGAAGAGTATACCTTCATCCAGAAGGTTCCCCTGGAGGATAGGGTCCGAGGACCAAAAGGACCTGAGCAAAAGAAAGATTGTGAG GTGGTGATGATGATTGGCTTGCCTGGAGCTGGTAAGACTACATGGGTTACCAAACATGCAGCAGCAAATCCTGGGAAATACAACATTCTTGGGACAAATACTATTATGGACAAAATGATG GTTGCAGGTTTTAAGCGGCAGATGGCAGACACTGGGAAACTTAACACACTGCTGCAGAGAGCTCCACAGTGTCTTGGAAAGTTCATTGAGATTGCAGCTCGTAAGAAGCGGAATTTCATTTTGGATCAG acaaatgtGTCTGCAGCTGcgcagaggagaaaaatgtgcCTGTTTGCAGGCTTCCAGCGCAAAGCAGTTGTTGTTTGCCCAAAAGATGAAGACTACAAGCAAAGAACACAAAAGAAGGCAGAGGTGGAGGGAAAAGATCTTCCAGAGCATGCAGTTCTCAAAATGAAAG GGAACTTCACACTGCCAGAGGTAGCAGAATGCTTTGATGAAATAATCTATGTAGAGTTGCAAAAAGAAGAAGCTCAGAAGCTTTTGGAAcaatataaagaagaaagtaagaaatctCTTCCgccagaaaagaaacagaacactggctcaaagaagaacaagaagagcaataaaaatcaatttaataGGGGTCAGAGAGGTCGTGGAGGATTTAACATGCGAGGCAACTTCAGAGGAGGAG TCCCTGGCAATCGTGGTGGATACAACAGGAGGGGAGGCAACATGCCCCAGCGAGGTGGTGGAGGTggcggtggtggtggtggcagcagcgGTGCCATTGGCTACCCATATCCTCGTGGCCCTGTCTTTCCAAGCAGAGGTGGCTACTCAAACAGAGGAAACTATAACAGAGGTGGAATGCCCAACAGGGGGAACTACAACCAG AACTTCAGAGGAAGGGGAAATAATCGTGGCTACAAAAACCAATCTCAGGGCTACAACCAGTGGCAGCAGGGT CAATTCTGGGGTCAGAAGCCATGGAGTCAGCATTATCACCAAGGATATTATTGA